Below is a window of Oreochromis aureus strain Israel breed Guangdong linkage group 4, ZZ_aureus, whole genome shotgun sequence DNA.
CTAGCTCGTCActtcatctttctctctctgcttttgtAACTGAGCCTCTGCTTGATGATGATCTACAATCACTGTTTGATGATTTTAGAGATAAAACTGTTAAATGTGCATGAAGACATTTTGTAGTTAAACACAAGAAGATATTTTTACCCAAAAATTGAATAAAGGAGGTCTTTTAAAGTGGAGACTTTTTATTAAAGTTTGCAGTTTTTAGAAGCATGTTTGCTGTTTGAGGACATTTTGGATGGTTATGGAAAAGACAcaggtccccacaaagataggaaaacaaatacacatgcacacacatacatctcTGTCAACAACTGACACAGATTTGGACCaactctgcacacacacaaacacacacacacatatttctggAGCCCCTCCCCCGCAGAGAAGCCTTTAAATAGAGCCATGCTGTGGCGTTGTGGCCTCGGTGATCGCATCCCCGCCGCCAGCAGATCGTCTCCACAAGTTCTTCTCCCATCCCAGAACCAAGGTAGCTATCAAACACAGACGCACACGTAAAGCACAGGATTGTGGGTAAATGCACATTTCAGTAGCGCATGCTGCTGAAACGACATGGCGTGATTTGAAAGTTACTCGTGAAGATTTtcttacaaatattttttaaaattaatttttttatgcagcagatcacatttttatttgatgAGCAACTTTCTCCTAATATTAAAGAGATGTTttacaaaacattttcaaactcatacatttGATGTAATATCTTAGTTTTGGTATAAaagcagtcaaaatgtaaaatttaagcTTCCAGTTAAAATCTGATCTGCACAGAAACTTTACAGCTGATAAAAATAATCCACTTTTATATGATCTCCTTGTCTTCACAGACTAAAGATGATAAAATTATTTAGTGACATTGTGTGTGGGATTCTCGTTTTGCAGGTTTATAGTTTCTAGGATTAAAATGAAAGGTTGGATTTTTCTCAGCATCCTTGTATGAAAAaagtctttttgtgttttgagtGAGCTGGGCTGCATCGCTTAAAAATTTAATTGTGAAATATTCACAACAAACCACAAAACATTAacagaactaaaaaaaacacattatggtTATAATGTAATTATATAAACTGGTAAATGAAGACCGTTTTAAATATTTGGATGAACGCCTGCATTTTCCTTTTGATGACTGTGAAATGGAACGCTAACACTTCACTGTTAGCTCACTCATTTTTTTTGGCTTCTTTCGAGGCATTAAGCCgctataatttaaaaatatgaagtTACTTCAACACTTCCTTTGTTAGGTAAGCTCAACATTTCTTGGtttcttttctccttctttttgaaatgactgcAATGGCTCCAGTCTTGCAAAACTTCAGTGGAGCCAACTTTGCAGCCCGCTGCACTCGTGGTGTCACAGCCCTGCTAATGTGTTATGAAggtacatttaaaaaccaaaaagtAAACGAATCAAATCAATGCTACTATAACTCGATTAACTCTCCAATCATACCCACCGGGGACAGAGCTTATAGAACATCTTTGACTTTAAACATAATTGCTCTCCTCAGCCTCGTATTATTTCCTCGGGCAGAGACACCACATCAGACATAGATTTATGGTCAACTGTTAGAAATGAGTGAATTTCTAACAGTAAAGTTTGAACTTGTCTTAAAAATCTTCAGTTTAATGAACTCAGTTTAGTGAAAACATGTCAAAGGAATAaagaatgttttaaaaatgtttattatgttgtGAGTGCAGCACAAATCTGCAGTTTAAATCTGGTATTTCAAAAAGTGAAGCGTTAAATTAGTGATGTAGGAGCGGCAAATGTTTTTTCTCCCACCGTCTCTCCAGCTGTTTCCTTGTGCATGAATGAGCTGCAAAATCAGCATTTCACAaaccaaaaacatgtttttttcatcaAAATTCTTGTTTTTAGTTTGACGGGCCTGTTGGAGGTTTTTGTAAATTttcaacaaataaaataatttttacgTATTGAGGGTGAACTTTTAAACCTCAGAGCACATTACATTCATGACATCTTGAAAACTTAAATTCTAACCTCAGATGTGTCAGATTTCAGGGTCTCACTCAGTTCACTGAAATCTTAGATTATCAGAATTATCTTTATGTGGCCAAGTTTGTGCAGACAAGGaatgtttttaaatatgcatATATGCACAATGAGAACATTTTCTGGAGGTATAAAAATGCTCAGAGCAGCTGTTTCCTAACAACAGGCCGTCACACCTGCTCTCAGCTGCTGTCGGCATAACGCCAGCAGATTCCGGTGGGAAGTAAAATTAGCAGCGGGGCCTCCGGCACGCCAAGGTTTTGTCCAGAGTTATGAGCAAGCTCAGATTCGAGCGGTGGTTGCCACGCcgggagaagaagaaaatgtggTCCAGGAAGCTCAGAGGCAGCTCTGGTTTCACATCAGGGGGAAATTTAATATCGGCAGCTCTCACTGAGCTGTGACTGAAGGAGACGATGTGATGAGATGTGGCAGGATAAAGCAGACACACctgagagggaggaagaggaggaggagacactCACAGAGACAAAGATGAGACAAATGTGGTTTTCGGGGAAGATGGGTCGTTTTCCTCCTTCTGGCCGTGCAGTAACTCGTGTTCAGCTCAGCGGTGTCTCTGTCTCCTTCACACATCTCCAGCTTCTTTTTCATTCTGTCCAAAAACACTGAAGCCTTCGGCCCTgcaggctcctcctcctctgcagaAATCTAAACATGTTTAGGAAACTATCGATCAAATTTTACATTTGAtcgaaagataaaaaaaatatttttttatattataaaatatttcttatttataaaatatataaaatatttctgTATGGTTTAGTTTGAGGACACACTgtgtgctgtcaaacaaacactcATCAAAGAACTCAACACGTTTCCTGTGGGCTGActgatcacttcctgtttcctgtgcaGCCTCCTCAGCAGACATGGAGCGTACCTTCATTGCTGTGAAGCCCGATGGCGTCCAGAGAGGACTGTGTGGCGAGATCATCAAGCGCTTTGAGCATAGAGGCTTCAGGCTGGTCGCCGCCAAATTCGTGCAGGTAAAAACGACGCCAGGCGCCACAACTCACATACAAACGACTGATCAGCACATactgaccagcagggggcgttTCCTCTCTGCTGCAGTTCATTTGTTCATAAAAGTGCAGCTGTCAGCTTTAAACCGAGGCTTTGAACCAGCTTCATCAGAACAGAGTTAcaaagcagctttgcatgaattCCATTCATAATAATCCTTCTTTACCTCACACCAAGCCTCGTTGCAGCTGCTCATCATCTGTGTCTGAAAGCTCCTCCCCCTTTAAGGCAGCTTTCTTGATTAGCAAAACTGGATTTgagcagcaggtgggtggggcttctatGCCCCCtctatgacatcatacagatcccagattagaaaaaaacagcataaaGTGAGTGTTTAGAGCAGCCTGAGCTGTGCAAAGTGAGCTCATTATTCAAGACTTCAGTTTGTTTAGTGTGAAAGTCCacacaggaacaggaaataCATGACAGGAAATAAGACGAGGGTCACTACCATTTTGAGGTTTTTTCCTGTATCCTCCATGTAAATTCTGTAATTTCAGAATTTTGCTCATATGAAGCTACGCTCACAGCTGTCTGATGATCTGCAGAGTCCAAGTGTTCGAGCCGGTACGGTATAAATATTAGAGATGATGTAAAAGGCTGGAGCGAGCTGAGCAACATGGTGTGAGAGGAGGTGTTTGATTAGAGGCGATGACAGGCGCTGAGTGCTTGGCGTTGTTGAAGTGAAGCCAGTCGTCTCGGTGGATTCATGATGAACATGCAATAAAACACCtgacacccccctccccccccagCCCCCTCCTTTTGGCAGTCAAAGTGTGGATAAAACATGGATGTAAcctcaggttaaaaaaaactgaggcTTGTTTCACCGCTTGTGCTCATAAAGAGCTCGGATTGGATAGAAGCCTCATGCTCagctgatgagtttatggtctcagtgttgctgctttcagGCCTGactgaacaaaacacaaagttcATTTTTAATACTGGTCCCGTCGTTGGGGCGTGGCCACCCAGTGACTAACTCGCCGATGAATGTGTAACTTCCTGTATTTGGTGTCTTCAGGCCTCTGAGGACCACATGAAGAAGCACTACCTGGACCTGAAGGACATGCCTTTCTACGCTGGACTCTGCAAATACATGTCCTCTGGACCCATCCTCGCCATGgtaacacacatacaaacacactcagCTCACCTCTAGCGCCGCCATCACACACATATCTTTCTCGCGTTATCTCTTTCCATTGCCTCACTCGTCTCTCCATCTATTCACACCCTCTCATGTTCAAGGCATCGCGCTCCGACCTCCACCAGACAAATGAGGCGCACACAGGAGACTTTAATCATCCAAGCTTTATTTAGCCCGGCCTCGCACACGTTTGCAACCAAAAGgggataaaaacaaaactgcatgCAGCTCTTTGCAAACAGTTTGagtttgaaaagaaatatgaggcacctaaaactgcagttcctctgacatCCACTAGAGGCTGCAGCAGCGAGTCAGTCCCATGTTAAACggttacagcagaaataaacacgttTACATCCTGATACACAAACAGCTGTTGTTTTTtataactcacctgtttaaattgtattaagGCTTAAATTTTGCATTATCAGGGGCGTGGCctttttgactgacaggtggatgatGGCGACTTTtaggctgtagctgctagctgtctgctagcttcACCTCAACTGAACCTCTGGACCTTGTTTGTGCAGCTGGAGCCTTTTAATGACGTGATCTGACCAttaatatggctgctgtgaggttaaTGGATCTACATTCTACTTTGGGTGCAATCACCAAGAAGGCGCTATCAGCAGGGGCGCCACTAAGGGGGCGCCACCCCCCTCAAACAGATCATTATAGATTTCAAAATCTTATTTGGTTTTCATAGGTATCTATTTTCAATGAAATCAACTTTAATAATCATTCTCTCTTTATTGACATATTTTTCAATAACCTATGtttaaaatacaactttgtctgTGGTCTTGAGACTTTTTGTCAAAAACTGGaagacagtgtttacattttacttttattctgGGTGAGTTCAAGAGCGCCCCCTATAGAGCAGCAAGTCCACCGAGGAGGCAGTTCCTGACAGTTTAGAATATTTAATTTGACGTGGTGGTGacagaaaactgaaactgaGTCTTTTTAAAACAAGATTTTAAATTCCAGTAGGTGATATCACAGTGGTCTCGTCCGTCTTTTAGATACAGTCTATGGATTACACTGGTTTCACATTTGTTCTTCCTGTATCACTAAAGTAGAAAAAGAACTAAATATGTTCACCTTTCAACATAAACATCAAAATTCAGTTCAGCAGTTtgtgaagtgtgtgtttgtgcattccAGGTGTGGGAGGGTCAGAACATTGTGAAGCTGGCCAGGATGATGCTGGGTGAGACCAACCCCGCTGACTCCAAGCCCGGCAGCATCCGTGGTGATCTGTGCATCAACATCGGCAGGTGAGCAAGTGACCATGACATGACTGCCTCTGTTTTATAACACAACATCACGCAGAGCAGACGGACCCACACAACTCACAACACTGTTGTTTTTCAGCCAGTAATAACTCAGTGTACTAAAGATTAGGATCTCAGTGGGATAATAGTGTTTCCTCCCAGTCCTCCATCCCGGCtcccccttgccgtagcatCATCAGTATCACTGTACCATATTTCACTCGTATCAAGACTTATTTAACCTAGCCTTACTGGACATACACACCGTGATCGGGAGTCGAACCCCCGACCTGAAGTTCCAAAAGCAAGTAGTGTTACCACTGCATTgtccagctgctgtgtgtgtgttaagacATTAGAAAACTAAAACACTCAAATACAAAATTTTAATGAGATCTCTTAAAttcataatattttaaagtattaacaaaatgggaaaaatatgaaCGCATTTTTGAAATGAGACATTTTCTATTAGCTTTCTGAAAGAACCCCACCCCCTCCCCCCACAAACCCTGCAATCATTGATCAGTTACTGATCC
It encodes the following:
- the LOC116311506 gene encoding nucleoside diphosphate kinase B-like: MLWRCGLGDRIPAASRSSPQVLLPSQNQASSADMERTFIAVKPDGVQRGLCGEIIKRFEHRGFRLVAAKFVQASEDHMKKHYLDLKDMPFYAGLCKYMSSGPILAMVWEGQNIVKLARMMLGETNPADSKPGSIRGDLCINIGRNIIHGSDTLENAKMEVDLWFKPEEFVTYTPCAQSWLYE